A window from Argopecten irradians isolate NY chromosome 3, Ai_NY, whole genome shotgun sequence encodes these proteins:
- the LOC138319159 gene encoding follicle-stimulating hormone receptor-like — MVKMNVLVGLILAFRTISADSCSDLCICDFEIEDVIIKCKGGTVEHIPTDLPQNVTELYLSGTAISTVHTGAFSMYPNLTQLFFRDLRKRPCYLDTLEEGSFSGLDNLRVIGIIGCERLRHIGPGVFGEFQRLDTIQVYRSGLTRIPSMENFRTRNRDTNEIMQEIDFSNNKIESIEEHAFMSIKTNLLKLDNNRIGKIEKSAFYEAQIVNLQISDNPYLTVLEDGAFSEIHDLKKLDLSRTAITSLPTSGISEVEELILKETKSLRHFPSVWTFKKIKKARLYYPHHCCAFLIPEKESPEKRRDQKQRAYEEAQRRIHQDCATSTTTITNHQAEITTSRGSQRRKRKYDDFLPEDVTDNPEDFIFEDSWAGLPTDVPSLIDTFPWYQPPVPENKREMVVKCGVIYREENYKEVDCTPKPDAFNPCEDVMGYEWLRIFVWFVVMAAILGNIVVLLVLASSKRKMTVPKFLMCNLAFADFLMGIYLLLLASIDVHTLGEYFNYAILWQNEGGCQTAGFLTVFASELSIFTLTVITLERWYAISHAIHLTKRLKIRQAVCVMAVGWLYAIVMSMLPLVGISNYGNVSVCLPMQIENATDQAYVISLLMINGVAFLCICCCYTNMYCQVRNSDSTARSNDATIAKRMAMLVFTNFVCWAPIAFFGLTASSGLPLIDISNSKILLVFFYPLNSCANPFLYVIITKQFRKDMFAILDKYGICKDKANRYKMTVSSKSLTQSRKDSLALHNVIHPTNSSIAQVSMSFKGSKNSLKISAGGPSPTITPKGTPKEIDSPIVAQVRNDLIDSQCERKLSIVRETNTSSDGTINYSESREANTPPPFARTPSDYVIFLPGRRKSSGHQGRPSYGHQFSSDTYSSSQSGNYTETSCLSDIYTDASNSWELRDDGPGSTTADMFYPISEEHADSCLLNHSPHVNNDEVSESEDDNDDEKKVRQSLLGESDEGVPRQQRHSLTNRFVHFKMADDDDVIDMSDQR; from the exons GTACCTGAGTGGGACCGCCATTTCCACAGTACATACGGGAGCTTTTAGTATGTACCCTAACCTGACACAGTT ATTTTTCAGAGATCTAAGGAAGCGTCCGTGTTACCTTGACACACTGGAAGAAGGGAGTTTTAGTGGACTAGACAATCTCCGCGTGAT AGGAATCATTGGCTGTGAGAGATTACGTCACATCGGGCCGGGTGTGTTCGGGGAATTCCAACGTCTCGATACCAT ACAGGTGTACCGGAGTGGACTTACCCGGATACCGAGCATGGAGAACTTCAGGACCAGGAACAGGGACACCAATGAGATCATGCAGGAGAT AGATTTTTCTAATAACAAGATAGAGTCGATCGAAGAACACGCATTCATGTCCATCAAAACCAATCTTCT TAAACTGGATAATAACAGAATTGGAAAGATTGAGAAAAGTGCATTTTACGAGGCTCAGATTGTCAACCT ACAAATCAGCGACAACCCGTACCTGACAGTTCTAGAAGATGGCGCTTTCTCAGAAATTCACGATTTGAAGAAACT agACTTGTCGAGAACCGCCATTACCAGTTTGCCAACATCCGGTATATCGGAGGTAGAAGAGCTTATCTTAAAAGAAACCAAATCCCTACGTCACTTCCCGTCTGTATGGACAttcaaaaaaatcaaaaaggCACGACTGTACTACCCTCACCACTGCTGTGCCTTTCTGATCCCGGAGAAGGAGAGTCCAGAAAAACGCCGGGATCAAAAACAACGTGCGTATGAGGAGGCACAGCGCCGGATCCACCAGGACTGTGCTACGTCTACGACTACAATTACAAATCATCAGGCAGAAATAACTACATCGCGTGGATCTCAGCGCCGGAAACGGAAGTATGATGACTTTTTACCTGAGGACGTAACAGATAACCCggaagattttatttttgaggATAGTTGGGCAGGTCTGCCAACAGACGTTCCATCTCTTATTGATACATTTCCATGGTATCAGCCACCTGTTCCAGAAAACAAGCGTGAAATGGTTGTGAAATGTGGCGTCATTTATCGGGAAGAGAACTATAAAGAAGTGGATTGTACTCCGAAACCGGATGCATTTAATCCTTGTGAGGATGTGATGGGGTACGAGTGGCTACGgatttttgtttggtttgttgtcATGGCAGCAATCCTAGGCAATATCGTGGTATTGTTGGTACTTGCTTCAAGTAAAAGGAAAATGACGGTGCCTAAATTCCTAATGTGTAATCTAGCGTTTGCCGATTTTCTTATGGGAATATATTTGTTACTATTGGCATCTATTGACGTTCATACGCTTGGAGAATATTTTAACTATGCGATATTGTGGCAAAATGAAGGTGGATGTCAGACAGCCGGTTTCTTGACCGTCTTTGCGTCCGAGCTATCAATTTTCACACTAACCGTTATTACATTGGAGCGTTGGTATGCCATTAGCCATGCCATTCACCTAACAAAGAGACTCAAGATACGCCAGGCCGTCTGTGTAATGGCGGTCGGCTGGCTGTACGCTATCGTTATGTCCATGCTGCCGTTGGTAGGTATAAGTAATTATGGTAACGTCAGCGTATGTCTGCCAATGCAGATTGAAAACGCTACTGATCAGGCATACGTCATATCATTACTTATGATTAACGGCGTTGCTTTTCTCTGCATCTGTTGTTGTTACACTAATATGTATTGCCAAGTACGAAACAGTGATTCTACAGCTCGGAGTAACGACGCTACTATCGCCAAGCGGATGGCCATGCTAGTCTTTACTAACTTTGTCTGTTGGGCTCCAATCGCTTTCTTTGGACTTACAGCTTCCAGTGGGCTTCCTCTCATCGATATCTCGAATTCGAAAATCCTTCTGGTTTTCTTTTATCCATTGAATTCCTGTGCAAATCCATTCTTGTATGTAATAATCACAAAGCAATTCCGAAAAGACATGTTTGCAATCCTTGATAAATACGGAATATGTAAGGACAAGGCGAACAGATATAAAATGACTGTGAGTAGTAAGTCTTTAACTCAGTCTAGAAAAGATAGCTTGGCGTTGCATAATGTCATTCATCCTACAAACAGTTCCATTGCTCAAGTCTCAATGAGTTTCAAAGGTTCAAAGAATTCATTGAAAATTAGTGCTGGTGGCCCGTCACCGACCATTACACCTAAGGGAACGCCTAAAGAAATAGACTCTCCGATAGTTGCTCAAGTGCGCAACGATCTAATTGACAGTCAATGCGAGCGAAAACTCAGTATTGTCCGTGAAACGAACACGTCGTCCGACGGCACGATAAACTACTCTGAATCCCGAGAGGCAAATACCCCACCACCTTTCGCTAGGACTCCAAGcgattatgtcatatttttacCTGGGCGAAGAAAGAGCAGTGGTCACCAAGGGCGGCCATCTTATGGCCACCAGTTTAGTTCCGATACCTACTCGTCGAGTCAAAGCGGTAATTATACAGAAACATCGTGCTTGAGCGATATTTACACGGATGCCTCCAACTCGTGGGAACTTCGGGATGATGGCCCTGGATCGACTACAGCAGATATGTTCTATCCTATATCGGAGGAACACGCTGATTCATGTCTGCTAAATCATAGTCCACACGTGAATAACGACGAAGTTTCGGAGAGTGAAGATGATAATGACGACGAGAAAAAGGTTCGCCAGTCTTTACTTGGAGAATCTGACGAAGGCGTGCCCAGGCAGCAACGCCACAGTCTCACTAACAGATTCGTtcatttcaagatggcggatgaTGACGACGTTATCGACATGTCGGATCAAAGATGA